In Micromonospora sp. NBC_01813, the following are encoded in one genomic region:
- a CDS encoding XRE family transcriptional regulator: MPDSSAGRKIAFAAFVRKALADARAVRAWTGSEVSRRTGVSRQTINRWVRGEWSSDPEAERVVAFCEGLDISPTVAFGVLGWDRATSARPTPTAPPMDPDVEALLRRLVDPNVSDAEKFHIRETIRYLAYRPPLRVEPRKGPKRAG; encoded by the coding sequence GTGCCGGACAGCTCAGCCGGGCGGAAGATCGCCTTCGCCGCCTTCGTACGTAAGGCCCTCGCGGACGCACGAGCGGTCCGGGCGTGGACCGGCTCCGAGGTCTCCCGGCGGACCGGCGTGTCCCGGCAGACCATCAATCGGTGGGTACGCGGCGAATGGTCCAGCGACCCCGAGGCCGAGCGGGTGGTCGCCTTCTGCGAAGGACTCGACATAAGTCCGACCGTGGCGTTCGGCGTACTCGGCTGGGATCGGGCCACCAGCGCCCGACCGACCCCCACCGCCCCGCCGATGGATCCGGACGTGGAGGCCCTGCTCCGACGCCTGGTCGACCCGAATGTCTCAGACGCGGAGAAATTTCACATCCGGGAGACTATCCGGTATCTCGCCTATCGACCTCCACTTCGGGTCGAACCTCGCAAAGGACCCAAGCGGGCAGGCTAG
- the otsB gene encoding trehalose-phosphatase produces MRPFDVGNQRLAQPLTAEQAWRATIDRADRCVLFFDFDGTLAPVGDDPTSVQPAPKVLAAIESLVGVVQRIAIVSARPVDFLRAQFAAISDVDLYGLYGLEHSHGSGPTVTEPAALPWVPAMEELAARARAELPAGALVEFKRLSVALHYRTAPDLAAAVEAWGHEQADRLGLTVQGGRMVIELKPPVARDKGMVIGEAVGTAGCAWYFGDDVSDIKAFAALRAHEAANPDFFGVCVAVANSETGHDVSAAADLTIDSPEALGDFLTSAVHALD; encoded by the coding sequence GTGCGGCCGTTCGATGTAGGAAACCAGCGCTTGGCCCAACCGCTCACCGCGGAGCAGGCCTGGCGAGCCACCATCGATCGCGCCGACCGTTGCGTGCTGTTCTTCGACTTCGACGGCACACTCGCTCCGGTCGGCGACGATCCCACCTCGGTGCAACCAGCGCCCAAGGTCCTGGCGGCGATCGAGTCACTCGTCGGGGTGGTGCAGCGGATCGCGATCGTGTCCGCCCGCCCCGTCGACTTCCTCCGCGCCCAGTTCGCGGCGATCTCGGACGTCGACCTCTACGGGTTGTACGGGCTGGAACACAGCCACGGCTCCGGGCCGACGGTCACCGAGCCGGCTGCGCTGCCCTGGGTGCCGGCGATGGAGGAGCTGGCCGCGCGGGCCCGCGCCGAGCTGCCGGCCGGTGCCCTGGTCGAGTTCAAACGACTCTCGGTAGCCCTGCACTACCGGACCGCGCCCGACCTGGCCGCAGCGGTCGAGGCATGGGGGCACGAACAGGCCGACCGACTCGGGCTGACCGTCCAGGGCGGCCGCATGGTCATCGAGCTCAAGCCACCGGTCGCCCGGGACAAGGGCATGGTCATCGGCGAGGCGGTCGGCACCGCCGGCTGTGCCTGGTACTTCGGCGACGACGTCTCCGACATCAAGGCCTTCGCCGCGCTGCGGGCGCACGAGGCCGCCAACCCGGACTTCTTCGGCGTCTGCGTGGCGGTCGCCAACTCGGAGACCGGACACGACGTGTCGGCAGCCGCCGACCTGACCATCGACTCGCCGGAGGCCCTCGGCGACTTCCTCACCTCGGCCGTACACGCCCTCGACTGA
- a CDS encoding isoprenyl transferase — protein MTLRDLLYSVYERRLMAKLAGKPVPGHVGVMCDGNRRWAREMGFVDPNDGHRVGAAKIKHLLNWCDQAGIGHVTLYLLATDNLRRPASQLDPLLQIIEDLVTELAEDGNPWRLRIVGALDLLPGPTATALKAAQERTQTRCEGAQVNIAVGYGGRREIADAVRSLLYEYAKSGGTLEELAEVLDVDHISEHLYTRGQPDPDLVIRTSGEQRLSGFLLWQSAHSEFYFCDVNWPDFRRVDFLRALRSYANRQRRYGA, from the coding sequence ATGACTCTGCGGGACCTGCTCTACTCGGTCTATGAGCGACGGCTCATGGCGAAACTGGCGGGCAAGCCGGTGCCTGGCCACGTGGGCGTGATGTGTGACGGCAACCGGCGCTGGGCCCGGGAGATGGGCTTCGTCGACCCCAACGACGGGCACCGGGTCGGCGCGGCGAAGATCAAACATCTGCTCAACTGGTGCGACCAGGCCGGCATCGGCCACGTCACGCTCTACCTGCTTGCCACCGACAATCTGCGCCGGCCAGCGAGCCAGCTGGATCCGTTGCTGCAGATCATCGAAGATCTGGTCACCGAGTTGGCCGAGGATGGCAACCCGTGGCGGCTGCGGATCGTCGGCGCGCTCGACCTGCTGCCCGGCCCGACCGCCACCGCGTTGAAGGCGGCCCAGGAGCGGACCCAGACCCGGTGCGAGGGCGCGCAGGTCAACATCGCCGTCGGGTACGGCGGCCGGCGGGAGATCGCCGACGCGGTCCGGTCGCTGCTCTACGAGTACGCCAAGTCCGGCGGCACCCTGGAAGAGCTGGCCGAGGTGCTCGACGTCGACCACATCTCCGAGCACCTGTACACCCGGGGACAACCGGATCCCGACCTGGTCATCCGGACCAGCGGTGAGCAGCGGCTCTCCGGTTTCCTGCTCTGGCAGTCGGCGCACTCGGAGTTCTACTTCTGCGACGTGAACTGGCCGGATTTCCGCCGGGTGGACTTCCTGCGGGCCCTGCGGTCGTACGCCAACCGGCAACGCCGCTACGGCGCCTGA
- a CDS encoding geranylgeranyl reductase family protein, with the protein MVSGPAIVDVAVVGAGPAGAAAAIAARRAGAEVLLLDRADFPRDKPCGDGIAPHALDVLAGLGVPDPATGYAPVTSLRMTAPHGGQVAARLARPAYTVPRTVFDARLVAAAVAAGARLRRHTVRRVVVRDDLVVLDGEIAARAVIGADGAGSVVRRALGHGVNPDGHLALAIRGYAPVDPATDPADPAEQRIVTTAAGWPAYAWSFPIGDGRANVGYGQVLRGRPLTRSHLLDRLAGLLPGVDLARVTDLRAHHLPLSTRRPPVGAGRVVLAGDSLSLINPFTGEGIFYAVLSGALAGAAAAADPAYAARRYRSALRRRLGGHLRDSTIGAWLARSPAVVDAAVAAAARDRGVFDTIIELGVGDGRLGMATARRLAVQLLAHQLGDTARRRPGR; encoded by the coding sequence GTGGTGAGCGGACCGGCGATCGTCGACGTCGCGGTGGTGGGCGCCGGCCCGGCCGGCGCCGCCGCGGCGATCGCCGCGCGTCGCGCCGGCGCTGAGGTGCTGCTGCTGGACCGGGCCGATTTCCCCCGTGACAAGCCGTGCGGCGACGGTATCGCCCCGCACGCGCTCGACGTGCTGGCCGGGCTGGGGGTGCCGGACCCGGCCACCGGGTACGCCCCGGTGACCAGCCTGCGGATGACCGCCCCGCACGGCGGCCAGGTCGCCGCGCGGCTGGCTCGTCCCGCGTACACGGTGCCGCGGACCGTGTTCGACGCCCGGCTGGTCGCCGCCGCGGTCGCCGCCGGAGCGCGGCTGCGGCGACATACCGTCCGCCGGGTGGTGGTCCGCGACGATCTGGTGGTGCTCGACGGTGAGATCGCGGCCCGGGCGGTGATCGGCGCGGACGGTGCCGGGTCGGTGGTACGGCGGGCCCTGGGTCACGGGGTGAACCCGGACGGGCATCTGGCGTTGGCGATCCGTGGCTACGCGCCGGTCGATCCGGCGACCGATCCCGCCGACCCGGCCGAGCAGCGGATCGTCACCACAGCCGCCGGCTGGCCCGCGTACGCCTGGTCGTTTCCGATCGGTGACGGTCGGGCGAACGTCGGGTACGGCCAGGTGCTGCGCGGCCGTCCGCTGACCCGGTCGCACCTGCTCGACCGGCTCGCCGGGTTGCTGCCGGGCGTCGATCTGGCCCGGGTGACCGACCTGCGGGCGCACCACCTGCCGCTGTCCACCCGGCGTCCCCCGGTGGGCGCGGGCCGGGTGGTGCTGGCCGGCGACTCGTTGTCGTTGATCAACCCGTTCACCGGGGAGGGGATCTTCTACGCGGTGCTCTCCGGCGCGCTCGCCGGTGCGGCGGCGGCGGCCGATCCGGCGTACGCGGCCCGCCGCTACCGGTCCGCGCTGCGTCGGCGGCTCGGCGGGCATCTGCGGGACAGCACGATCGGTGCCTGGTTGGCGCGCAGTCCGGCGGTGGTGGACGCGGCGGTGGCGGCCGCCGCCCGCGACCGCGGCGTATTCGACACGATCATCGAGCTCGGAGTCGGCGACGGCCGACTCGGCATGGCGACGGCGCGCCGGCTCGCGGTTCAGTTGTTGGCCCACCAGTTGGGCGATACCGCGCGGCGGCGGCCGGGCCGCTAG
- a CDS encoding phosphoenolpyruvate carboxykinase (GTP) gives MTATTTTPLTSNSPSPAPTNHTRLLAWVREIAALTTPDQVVWADGSAAEWHRLTDELVDSGTLVRLDSERRPNSFWARTDPTDVARVEERTYICSTDESDAGPTNNWMDPAEMKRVMTDLYRGCMRGRTMYVVPFCMGPLDAPEPMFGVELTDSAYVVASMRIMTRMGAEVLTAMGDDAEFVPALHSVGAPLEPGQADVPWPANETKYISHFPQSREIWSYGSGYGGNSLLGKKCYSLRIASVLARDQGWLAEHMLILKLTAPNGQVRYVAGAFPSACGKTNLAMLEPTIPGWKVETIGDDIAWMRFGEDGRLYAVNPEYGLFGVAPGTDWRTNPNAMRTLDRGNSIFTNVALTDDRDVWWEGMGEPPAHLTDWRGEDWNPDRGTDAAHPNSRFCTPITQCPILADEYHDPRGVPIDAILFGGRRRTTVPLVTEARDWVHGVYLGATLSSETTAAAAGKTGVVRRDPMAMLPFIGYHAGDYFRHWIEMGKGVDGDAAKLPRIFYVNWFRRGDDGRFLWPGFGENSRVLKWIVERLDGTGAAVETPIGQVPTVDALDLTGLDTDPADVAAALAVDPAQWREELPQITEWFERFGDKLPGVLWAELDALRARLDAAG, from the coding sequence ATGACTGCAACGACCACTACGCCCCTGACGTCGAACAGTCCGAGCCCCGCTCCAACCAACCACACCCGTCTGCTCGCCTGGGTGCGCGAGATCGCCGCCCTGACCACGCCGGACCAGGTCGTCTGGGCGGACGGTTCAGCTGCCGAATGGCACCGGCTCACCGATGAACTCGTCGACTCCGGCACCCTGGTCCGGCTCGACAGCGAACGCCGCCCGAACTCCTTCTGGGCCCGTACCGACCCGACCGACGTGGCCCGGGTCGAGGAACGCACCTATATCTGCTCCACCGACGAATCCGACGCCGGACCCACCAACAACTGGATGGACCCGGCCGAGATGAAGCGGGTGATGACCGACCTGTACCGGGGCTGCATGCGCGGACGCACCATGTACGTGGTGCCGTTCTGCATGGGCCCGCTGGACGCCCCGGAGCCGATGTTCGGGGTGGAGCTCACCGACAGCGCGTACGTCGTCGCGTCGATGCGGATCATGACCCGGATGGGTGCCGAGGTGCTCACCGCGATGGGCGACGACGCCGAGTTCGTGCCGGCCCTGCATTCGGTGGGCGCTCCGCTGGAGCCCGGCCAGGCCGATGTGCCGTGGCCGGCCAACGAGACGAAGTACATCTCACACTTCCCGCAGAGTCGGGAGATCTGGTCGTACGGCTCCGGCTACGGCGGCAACTCCCTGCTCGGCAAGAAGTGCTACTCGCTGCGGATCGCCAGCGTGCTGGCCCGCGACCAGGGCTGGCTCGCCGAGCACATGCTGATCCTCAAGCTGACCGCGCCGAACGGCCAGGTCCGCTACGTCGCCGGGGCGTTCCCGTCGGCCTGCGGCAAGACCAACCTGGCGATGCTGGAGCCGACCATCCCCGGTTGGAAGGTCGAGACCATCGGCGACGACATCGCCTGGATGCGGTTCGGCGAGGACGGCCGGCTGTACGCGGTCAACCCCGAGTACGGGCTGTTCGGTGTCGCACCGGGCACCGACTGGCGGACCAACCCCAACGCCATGCGCACCCTCGACCGAGGCAACAGCATCTTCACCAACGTCGCGCTGACCGACGACCGCGACGTCTGGTGGGAGGGGATGGGCGAGCCGCCGGCGCATCTGACCGACTGGCGGGGCGAGGACTGGAACCCCGACCGGGGCACCGACGCCGCCCACCCGAACAGCCGGTTCTGCACCCCGATCACCCAGTGTCCGATCCTGGCCGACGAGTACCACGACCCGCGCGGGGTGCCGATCGACGCGATCCTCTTCGGCGGCCGGCGCCGGACCACCGTGCCACTGGTCACCGAGGCACGCGACTGGGTGCACGGCGTCTACCTCGGTGCCACCCTTTCCTCGGAGACCACCGCGGCGGCCGCCGGCAAGACCGGCGTGGTGCGCCGCGACCCGATGGCGATGCTTCCGTTCATCGGCTACCACGCCGGGGACTACTTCCGGCACTGGATCGAGATGGGCAAGGGCGTCGACGGCGACGCGGCCAAGCTGCCCCGGATCTTCTACGTCAACTGGTTCCGCCGGGGCGACGACGGCCGTTTCCTCTGGCCAGGCTTTGGCGAGAACTCCCGGGTGCTCAAGTGGATCGTCGAGCGGCTCGACGGCACCGGGGCGGCGGTGGAGACCCCGATCGGGCAGGTGCCGACCGTCGACGCGCTCGACCTGACCGGGCTGGACACCGACCCGGCCGACGTCGCGGCGGCCCTGGCCGTCGACCCGGCGCAGTGGCGCGAGGAACTGCCGCAGATCACCGAGTGGTTCGAGCGGTTCGGTGACAAGCTGCCCGGCGTGCTGTGGGCGGAGCTGGACGCCCTGCGAGCCCGGCTGGACGCCGCCGGGTGA
- a CDS encoding GtrA family protein translates to MPAPAAGGSSAPATASSLTDRIRDRFSLLVRELGKFGVVGGVAFIIDIVLFNVAASVFGMGPLTAKTLSTVVAASVAFVGNRFWTWRHRARSGLAREYGLYFFFNAVGLGIGLACLAISHYGLGSIWPAVFRSLLADNIAANGVGVALGTLFRFWAYRRFVFIVAAPAVVPAAVAERE, encoded by the coding sequence GTGCCCGCGCCCGCCGCCGGAGGCTCATCCGCGCCCGCCACCGCGTCGTCGTTGACGGACCGGATCCGCGACCGGTTCAGCCTGCTGGTCCGCGAGTTGGGCAAGTTCGGCGTGGTCGGTGGTGTGGCGTTCATCATCGACATCGTGTTGTTCAACGTCGCCGCCAGCGTCTTCGGGATGGGTCCGCTGACCGCCAAGACGCTGTCGACGGTGGTGGCCGCGTCGGTGGCGTTCGTGGGCAACCGGTTCTGGACCTGGCGCCACCGGGCCCGGTCCGGACTCGCCCGCGAGTACGGGCTCTACTTCTTCTTCAACGCGGTCGGACTCGGCATCGGGCTCGCCTGCCTGGCGATCAGTCACTACGGGCTGGGCAGCATCTGGCCTGCGGTGTTCCGCAGCCTGCTCGCCGACAACATCGCTGCCAACGGGGTCGGGGTCGCACTGGGCACCCTGTTCCGGTTCTGGGCGTACCGCAGGTTCGTCTTCATCGTCGCCGCGCCCGCCGTGGTGCCCGCGGCGGTCGCCGAACGCGAGTGA
- a CDS encoding GtrA family protein → MRILRLLPERWQKFIREVLKFGTVGGINTVINFAVFNALALTVLADGQLKATVVAAIVATTTSYFMNRHWTYRDRPRSALRREYLLFFLFNITGLLIEVGILALAKYGFGMTGLLALNIVKVFGLALGTVFRFWAYRTFVFRPAPSAPPVDPESAPPVDAPSAPPVDPESASRIPQQGAPKRPAQVPDSPATLSDPTGIGSTAGVAAGTRPGNH, encoded by the coding sequence ATGCGAATACTCCGCCTTCTGCCCGAGCGGTGGCAGAAGTTCATCCGCGAGGTCCTGAAGTTCGGCACCGTGGGCGGCATCAACACGGTGATCAACTTCGCGGTGTTCAACGCGCTGGCGTTGACCGTCCTCGCCGACGGTCAACTGAAGGCGACAGTCGTCGCGGCGATCGTGGCCACCACCACCTCGTACTTCATGAACCGGCACTGGACCTACCGGGACCGACCCAGGTCGGCCCTGCGGCGCGAGTACCTGCTGTTCTTCCTGTTCAACATCACCGGGCTGCTGATCGAGGTCGGCATCCTGGCGCTGGCCAAGTACGGCTTCGGCATGACCGGGCTGCTGGCGCTCAACATCGTCAAGGTCTTCGGCCTGGCACTCGGCACGGTCTTCCGCTTCTGGGCCTACCGGACGTTCGTCTTCCGGCCCGCTCCGTCGGCACCACCGGTCGACCCGGAGTCGGCACCACCGGTCGACGCTCCGTCTGCGCCACCGGTCGACCCGGAGTCGGCGTCCCGCATCCCGCAGCAGGGGGCACCCAAGCGGCCGGCCCAGGTGCCGGACAGCCCAGCCACCCTGTCCGATCCGACCGGCATCGGTTCCACTGCGGGCGTCGCCGCAGGGACCCGCCCGGGCAACCACTGA
- a CDS encoding MaoC/PaaZ C-terminal domain-containing protein → MRSGTGGDADLFFEDLAPGGSFDLGVTTVDGTEMVSFAERFDPQWYHIDARLARDSHHGVLIASGFFTVSLFMRAYVEAVLSRAAADTSPGLEELRWLAPVYAGDRLAGRLDVLGRKLSSARPGLGTVTLLGSLTRIDTYDRPEREVLRTRFRGWFARRGGGLPG, encoded by the coding sequence GTGCGTTCCGGCACCGGTGGTGACGCCGACCTGTTCTTCGAAGACCTCGCCCCCGGCGGCTCCTTCGACCTTGGCGTGACCACTGTGGATGGCACGGAGATGGTCAGCTTCGCCGAGCGGTTCGATCCACAGTGGTACCACATCGACGCGAGGCTGGCCCGGGACAGTCACCACGGCGTACTCATCGCCAGCGGCTTCTTCACCGTCAGCCTGTTCATGCGGGCCTACGTCGAAGCGGTACTCTCCCGGGCGGCCGCCGACACCTCCCCCGGCCTGGAAGAGCTGCGCTGGCTGGCCCCGGTGTACGCCGGAGATCGCCTCGCCGGGCGCCTCGACGTGCTCGGCCGCAAGCTGTCCAGCGCCCGCCCCGGACTCGGCACGGTCACCCTGCTCGGCTCGCTGACCCGGATCGACACCTACGACCGGCCCGAACGCGAGGTGCTGCGGACCCGCTTCCGGGGCTGGTTCGCCCGGCGTGGCGGCGGACTGCCGGGCTGA
- a CDS encoding PH domain-containing protein → MAFPEDMLTDDEHVVLHLHPHWKVLVRPVLVTLLAVAAVVAGFLLLPDGTGATVALYAIAVVALLLVLWLALWPLVVWRSTHYVFTNERVVLQHGVFSRERRDIPLNRVNDHSMNQQFSERLLGCGTLTIESAGERGQTVLADIPGVGRVQTKLYELVEAHHDRHSLGDGEMREILQEVRQDRAGESAAPS, encoded by the coding sequence GTGGCGTTTCCCGAAGACATGCTCACGGATGACGAGCATGTCGTGTTGCACCTGCACCCGCACTGGAAGGTCCTGGTGCGACCGGTCCTGGTGACCTTGTTGGCGGTCGCCGCGGTGGTGGCCGGATTCCTACTGTTGCCCGACGGCACCGGTGCGACGGTGGCGCTCTACGCGATCGCCGTGGTCGCGCTGTTGCTGGTGCTCTGGCTCGCGCTCTGGCCGCTGGTGGTCTGGAGGTCCACGCACTACGTGTTCACCAACGAACGGGTCGTGCTGCAGCACGGGGTGTTCTCCCGGGAACGTCGGGACATCCCGCTCAACCGGGTCAACGACCACTCGATGAACCAGCAGTTCAGTGAGCGGCTGCTGGGATGTGGCACGCTGACGATCGAGTCGGCCGGCGAACGTGGACAGACGGTCCTCGCCGACATTCCCGGCGTCGGTCGGGTGCAGACCAAGCTGTACGAGTTGGTGGAGGCCCACCACGACCGGCACAGCCTGGGTGACGGTGAGATGCGGGAGATCCTGCAGGAGGTCCGGCAGGACCGGGCCGGGGAGTCTGCGGCGCCGTCCTGA
- a CDS encoding biotin--[acetyl-CoA-carboxylase] ligase: protein MPSSPYTDLDRPPLDQRALRRALVVPGGLWTDLEVRPVTRSTNADVLAAARAGAAEGLVVAAEQQSAGRGRLGREWISPPRAGLAVSVLLRPAQARPSRGWPAVPISRYGWLSLLAGVALAEAVTRLTELPAKLKWPNDLLIDGAKCAGILAEAAPVGPAALAAPSTPPELVGAATADAPAVVLGIGLNVTLRSDELPQPGAGLPVTSLQLAGASTADRDPLLRAVLRGLESWYGRWRGAGGDPVAAGLHPAYLRNCVTVGHEVRVSLPSGTVHVGVARTIDDDGRLVVRTADGDVAVSAGDVSHVRPGETPGNGTHG, encoded by the coding sequence ATGCCCAGTTCGCCGTACACCGACCTGGATCGCCCTCCGCTGGATCAGCGGGCGCTGCGTCGGGCGCTCGTCGTCCCCGGCGGCCTCTGGACCGACCTGGAGGTGCGCCCGGTGACCAGGTCCACCAACGCGGACGTGCTCGCCGCCGCGCGGGCCGGCGCGGCGGAGGGTCTGGTCGTCGCGGCGGAGCAGCAGAGCGCCGGCCGGGGCCGGCTGGGCCGGGAGTGGATCTCCCCGCCTCGGGCCGGGCTGGCGGTGAGCGTGCTGTTGCGTCCGGCGCAGGCCCGACCGTCGCGGGGGTGGCCGGCGGTGCCGATCTCCCGCTACGGCTGGTTGTCGCTGCTCGCCGGCGTCGCGCTGGCCGAGGCGGTGACCCGGCTGACCGAGCTGCCGGCGAAGTTGAAGTGGCCCAACGATCTGCTGATCGACGGTGCCAAGTGCGCCGGGATCCTCGCCGAGGCGGCGCCGGTCGGACCGGCCGCGCTCGCCGCGCCGTCGACTCCGCCGGAGTTGGTCGGGGCGGCGACCGCCGACGCACCCGCCGTGGTGTTGGGTATCGGACTCAACGTCACGCTGCGCTCCGACGAGCTGCCGCAGCCCGGTGCCGGGCTGCCGGTGACGTCGCTGCAACTGGCCGGGGCCTCGACGGCGGACCGGGATCCGTTGCTGCGGGCGGTGCTGCGTGGGCTGGAGAGTTGGTACGGGCGATGGCGCGGCGCCGGGGGCGACCCGGTCGCCGCCGGCCTGCATCCGGCGTACCTGCGAAACTGTGTGACGGTGGGCCACGAGGTGCGGGTGTCATTGCCGTCCGGCACGGTCCATGTCGGGGTGGCGCGCACGATCGACGACGATGGCCGGCTGGTGGTTCGGACCGCCGACGGTGACGTGGCGGTATCGGCCGGCGACGTGTCACATGTGCGCCCCGGTGAAACGCCGGGAAACGGTACGCACGGTTGA
- a CDS encoding acyl-CoA carboxylase subunit beta, with translation MTSEQSGTGTDIHSTAGKLADLERRVDEAVHAGSARAVEKQHARGKKTARERIAMLLDEGSFVELDEFARHRSTDFGLERTRPYGDGVITGYGTVDGRQVCVFAQDFTVFGGSLGEVFGEKIVKVMDLAMKIGCPMIGINDSGGARIQEGVVSLGRYGEIFFRNVRASGVIPQISLVMGPCAGGAVYSPAVTDFTVMVDKTSHMFITGPDVIKTVTGEDVGMEELGGARTHNATSGNAHYLATDEDDAIDYVKALLAYLPSNNLDDPPTLPAEPSPTVTDDDRELDSIVPDSANHPYDMHRVIEHVLDDGEFLEVQPLYAQNIVVGFGRIEGRSVGVVANQPMHFAGCLDIGASEKAARFVRTCDAFNIPVLTFVDVPGFLPGTDQEWDGIIRRGAKLIYAYAEATVPKVTVITRKAYGGAYDVMGSKHLGADLNFAWPTAQIAVMGAQGAVNILHRAELAAADDQAVVRAQRIAEYEERLANPYVAAERGYVDSVIAPSQTRVQVARGLRMLRGKRETLPPKKHGNIPL, from the coding sequence GTGACGAGTGAACAGTCCGGGACCGGAACCGACATCCACAGCACCGCCGGCAAGCTGGCGGATCTGGAACGCCGGGTCGACGAGGCGGTACACGCCGGCTCGGCCCGCGCGGTGGAGAAACAACATGCCCGGGGAAAGAAGACCGCCCGGGAACGCATCGCGATGCTGCTGGACGAGGGATCCTTCGTCGAGCTCGACGAGTTCGCCCGGCACCGGTCGACCGACTTCGGGCTGGAGCGGACCCGCCCGTACGGCGACGGGGTGATCACCGGCTACGGCACGGTCGACGGGCGGCAGGTGTGCGTCTTCGCACAGGACTTCACCGTCTTCGGCGGATCGCTCGGTGAGGTGTTCGGCGAGAAGATCGTCAAGGTGATGGACCTGGCGATGAAGATCGGCTGCCCGATGATCGGCATCAACGACTCCGGTGGGGCCCGCATCCAGGAAGGGGTCGTCAGCCTCGGCCGCTACGGCGAGATCTTCTTCCGCAACGTACGCGCCTCCGGCGTCATCCCACAGATCTCCCTGGTGATGGGGCCGTGCGCCGGCGGAGCGGTCTACTCCCCCGCCGTCACCGACTTCACCGTCATGGTCGACAAGACGTCGCACATGTTCATCACCGGCCCCGACGTGATCAAGACGGTCACCGGCGAGGACGTCGGGATGGAGGAGCTCGGCGGCGCCCGTACCCACAACGCCACCAGCGGCAACGCCCACTACCTGGCGACCGACGAGGACGACGCGATCGACTACGTCAAGGCGCTGCTGGCGTACCTGCCGAGCAACAACCTCGACGATCCGCCGACGCTGCCGGCCGAACCGTCGCCGACCGTCACCGACGACGACCGTGAGCTGGACAGCATCGTCCCGGACTCGGCGAACCATCCGTACGACATGCACCGGGTGATCGAACACGTCCTCGACGACGGCGAGTTCCTGGAGGTCCAGCCGCTCTACGCGCAGAACATCGTGGTCGGTTTCGGACGAATCGAGGGCCGGTCGGTCGGGGTGGTCGCCAACCAGCCGATGCACTTCGCCGGCTGCCTGGACATCGGCGCCTCCGAGAAGGCGGCCCGGTTCGTGCGCACCTGCGACGCGTTCAACATCCCGGTGCTCACCTTCGTCGACGTCCCCGGCTTCCTGCCCGGCACCGATCAGGAGTGGGACGGCATCATCCGACGCGGCGCGAAGCTGATCTACGCGTACGCCGAGGCGACCGTGCCGAAGGTCACCGTGATCACCCGCAAGGCGTACGGCGGGGCGTACGACGTGATGGGTTCCAAGCATCTCGGCGCGGATCTGAACTTCGCCTGGCCGACCGCGCAGATCGCGGTGATGGGCGCGCAGGGTGCGGTGAACATCCTGCACCGCGCGGAGCTGGCCGCCGCCGACGACCAGGCCGTCGTGCGGGCGCAGCGGATCGCCGAGTACGAGGAGCGGTTGGCCAACCCGTACGTCGCCGCCGAACGCGGGTACGTCGACTCGGTGATCGCCCCGTCGCAGACCCGGGTGCAGGTGGCCCGGGGGCTACGGATGCTGCGCGGCAAGCGGGAGACCCTGCCGCCGAAGAAGCACGGCAACATCCCGCTGTAG
- a CDS encoding SigE family RNA polymerase sigma factor gives MGDVDGFDEFYRGSRQRLLGCVYLLTGNLAEAQDAVQEAYVRAWQRWSTICTYDDPEAWTRLVASRIAISRWRSLRSRARAYLRHGAVESTPGPGIETVEVVRALRQLPEEQRTAMALYYLLGMSVADVARETNAPVGTIKARLARGRIALAPLLALDAEEVADV, from the coding sequence GTGGGCGATGTCGACGGGTTCGACGAGTTCTATCGAGGCAGCCGGCAGCGGCTGCTCGGTTGCGTGTACCTGCTGACTGGCAACCTGGCCGAGGCGCAGGACGCGGTGCAGGAGGCGTACGTCCGGGCCTGGCAGCGCTGGTCGACCATCTGCACCTACGACGACCCGGAGGCCTGGACCCGGCTGGTGGCCAGCCGGATCGCGATCAGCCGCTGGCGCAGCCTCCGCAGCCGGGCACGGGCCTATCTGCGGCACGGCGCGGTGGAGTCGACCCCCGGTCCGGGCATCGAGACCGTCGAGGTCGTCCGTGCGCTCCGGCAACTGCCGGAGGAGCAACGGACCGCGATGGCCCTCTACTACCTGCTGGGCATGTCGGTCGCCGACGTGGCGCGGGAGACGAACGCGCCGGTCGGCACGATCAAGGCACGACTGGCGCGGGGGCGGATAGCGCTGGCCCCGCTGCTGGCGCTGGATGCGGAGGAGGTGGCCGATGTCTGA